A segment of the Leptolyngbya sp. NIES-3755 genome:
AACGGTGAATCGGAAGTGATGCGCTTACCAGAAGTTGTGTTTGCAAAGAACTATGGGAGCTATCCTTCGACGACGCGGGAGATTGAACATTCTCCATACAACGAGACTGGCTGGTATGTGTATGGCGCGAAAGATGCAGAAGGCGTATTTGTCGTGCAAGCGATCGCGCCTCGTGCATTGTTCCAACTGCGACCCGAAAAAGTGACCTTTGGTCGTCGTGCTGCATTTAACTATGTGCGGTTTGGAGCTTGGAAGAACGCAGCAAAAGAGAAAGGTAAACTCTCCTCGGTGTTGTGTAGTTCCCGCCGTTCTTCGGATGGAATCGAGGCTGCAATCCAAGACTGGAAGATTGGGGATAAAGCTTTATTGCTACATACTTACGGTGGAATTGGTGGAAACAACAAAGAACCCGCAGCCGGAACTCCAATCTTTTTCGGACATTTTGCTTATGGAATGGCAGAAGTCGTCTATGAACCCTTAGCAGATGAGCCGAGATTTGAGATTAACTATTATCAGGTGTATACCCAGAACACCGATGGATTAGTTGCAGGAATCTTGCACTGGTCGCGGTATCTAGGCGATCGACAATTTGGTTGGCTGGGTACTCGTCCGGTCTGCGACATTTTGATTAAACTTAATGCGTTCACAGAGCCTTACATTATCGGTTCTGCGACGATTTCACCACTCGATATGATGATGCTTCAGCTTGAAGGGATGACGGCTCGATATCGGATTGGAGATGGAACAGGTGGAACCTTTGTCGGACCTGCAAACAATTGCTCTCAAGATTCAAATCAAGCACTGTTCGCAAGTATTCAAGGCATTGAGCGAATCTTGCAGAGCAATCCTGAAGTTGTCGCATTGTTACTTCAGCAAGAGGAAGAACGATATCGGCATCTTCGAGTGTTAGGAGAGGATTTGGAAAGTGCACTACAGTCGCTTGGAGGACCCAGACCCGATTGGCAGAACAATGAATATAACTTGGGTAGCACCCTTGAAGATGATCCGCTGCGGAACTTGTGGATTGGTTTGGGGAGTTGGCGCACAATGTTCCCGCGTAAAGCTAGTGATACGATCGCAGAAACATTCATCAAGTACGGTGCTTCTGTGTGGGTGCTGCGAACCAATCAGATTGGTGGGTTCGACCCTGATATTGCTCCGATCGCGCCAACAACGTTCTAACTCCTGATATAGTCAGCATGAAATAAAGGGATAAATAGACGATGCCAACATTTGAAGTTTTTCCGATTACATCTGCGACCGAACAAGAAATGTTTATCAATGTTCCATGGGTGGTTTATGCGAATGATCCAAATTGGGTTCCACCGTTGCGGAGTGATGTAGAGAAGAAGTTTCAGCCTGAGAATCCGTTTTTTCAATATGGCAGGCTTAAACAATTTGTTGCAATTTCTCGTGGAACTGCGATCGGGAGAATTGTCGCAGCCGTGAACGATCGATTAATTGAACGCGAAGGAAAAGCGATCGGGATTTTCGGATTTTTTGAATGTGTTGATGATTTTGATGTCGCGAAGGCTTTATTTGAAGCGGCGGAAGCGTGGTTACGATCGCAAAACATCACCGAAATTCGAGGTCCAATTGATTTATCAACTCACAATAATTGTTTGTTTTTAATCGATGGGTTTGATTCGCCGCCCATGGTGATGATGCCTTACAATCCAGCGTACTATCCAGCTTTTATGGAGCAATTAGGTTGGACGAAAGCGAAAGATGCGTATGCGTATGATTTTCCTTTAGATAAACCGCTTTCACCAGAGTTTGAAAAAGGCTATCGAATCGCTTGCAAATCGGGTGTGACGTTTCGACCTTTGAAAACGAAAGGGAAAGAATTTGAAGATGACTGTGTGAGCTTGTACAACCTATTTAATAAAGCATTTGCGAACAATTGGAGTTCAACACCTCGGACATTAGAAGAGTTTTTGGATGAAGCTCGATCGCTGCAAGAATTAGTCGATCCTGATGTGTTTCCGATCGCGGAATATAACGGTGAAATGATCGGGTTTTGGATGGGATTACCTGACTATAATATTCCGCTGAAATATGTGAATGGTCGATTGAATTGGTTAGGAATTCTCAAGTTTCTTTGGTATCGTCGGCAGATTAATCAAGGTCGTGTGATTGCGATTTGTTCACTTCCAGAATTTCAGAGAAAGTTAGTCCCACTGGGATTAATTTATCTCGGTTTACAAGGCGGGATCAAAAAAGGAAAACCGTATCAACGAGCAGAATTGTCTTGGGTTTACGAGGACAATGATCGATCGCGTAAATTGATCGAGACAGCGGGCGGTAAAATCTACAAAACCTATCGGATGTACGAAAAAAACTTATGAGAGCATTAGTCACCGGAGCCAATGGATTCACCGGGTCGCATTTAGTCAAAGCACTATTGAACCGAGGTGATTCAGTTGTTGGATTTGTTCGTAAATCAAGCATAATCGATCGATTATCCAATTGCCCGATCGATTATGCTTACGGAGACATTACCGATCGTGCCGCCCTCACTAAAGCAATGCGCGGTGTTGATGTAGTTTTCCATACTGCTGCTTATGTTGAACTCGGAATCGTGAACGCCGCAGAAATGGAGCGCGTCAATGTTGAAGGAACTCGTGCTGTGTTGGAAGCGGCAAAAGCAGCGAATGTTGCAAAGATGATTTATTGCAGCACGATCGGGGTTTTTGGTGACACTCAAGGCAAGGTCATTGACGAGACGTTTCAACGAACACAGAAAGAGTTTTCTTCAGCTTACGATCGCACAAAATATCAAGCTCAACAGTTAGTCGATCAAACGAAAGAATTGTCGATCGTGAGCGTCATGCCATCTGGAATCTTTGGCAGCGATGATCCCCACTTCAAACCTGTACTCAATGCCTTTCTCAAGGGTCGGCTCAAAGTCTGGGCAGGCGGAGAACGCATCACTGGGATTGTTCATGTCGATGACTTAGCAGAAGCCATGATTTTGGCAGTCGATCGAGGAAAATCTGGCGACTACTACATCCTTTCCGCAGGTGACATGAGCACCAGAGAAATGTTTGAAGTCTTCAGCCGTGAAACCGGAATTTCTCCGCCTCGCGAAGCTCCGAAACCAGTCGTGAAATTAGTTGCCAGCATTCTCGATCCGATTGGTCGAATTTCAGGATGGCAACCTCCGATCGACAATGAACGAGTGCATTATGTTTACGATCGATGTGTCCGGGTTAATGCAACCAAAGCCAGAGAAGAACTCGGTTGGAATCCTCGATCGCCAGAAGAGACATTGAAATCGTTGGTCACTTCCTAATTTCTTGTGGCTGCAAAATCTCTACCTTGCTACTCCCACTTGAGATAGATAAGCCAACCGAGGCGATTCGGATACTGTGACAGCAACCCGTTTGTTTTATCAAAGAACTGCGGCTTGAACCTTCACACGCATCAGAAATTCTATGAAAGTAGGGGCTTGGTATTTAGGCGACGGTCGCGCTGAATTTACAGTCTGGGCACCGCGATCGCAGAATGTCACATTGGAATTACCCGATCGCTCGATCGAACTCTCTCAGAAAGATCAAGGCTATTGGAGCGCGATCGTTTCGGATATCAAGCCAGGAACGCAGTATCGCTATCGTTTAGAGGACGGGCAAGCTTATCCCGATCCCGCTTCGCTGTTTCAACCTCTTGGAGTGCACGAAGCTTCAGCGCTGGTTGATCATCAGTTTGAATGGCATGACTCGGATTGGTCGGGGATTGCTTTAGAAGACATGGTGATCTATGAATTGCATGTTGGAACCTTTACACCAGAAGGAACGTTTGAGGCGATCATTCCGAGGTTGCAGACCTTGAAAGAATTGGGAATTACAGCGATCGAACTAATGCCGATCGCACAGTTTCCGGGTGATAGTAAAACTGATGATCCCAAAGCGTATCGGAATTGGGGCTACGATGGCACTTATCCTTATGCTGCACAGAATTCTTATGGTGGAGTCCAGGGACTAAAGAAGCTTGTAGATGCTTGTCACCAACATGGAATTTCTGTAGTTTTAGATGTGGTGTACAACCATTTCGGACCTGAAGGAACCTACATTCATCAGTTTGGCGACTATTTCACCGAGACTTACAAAACGCCTTGGGGTAAAGCGATTAACTATGATGATGCTCATAGTCATTGTGTTCGGAGCTATTTTCTAGAGAATGCACTGTATTGGCTGCGTGACTTCCACATTGATGCGCTGAGACTGGATGCAGTGCAGGCTATCTATGATTTAGGAGCGCGGCACTTTCTGTCAGAATTAGCC
Coding sequences within it:
- a CDS encoding hypothetical protein_479 (similar to AA sequence:cyanobase_aa:LBDG_53090) encodes the protein MPTFEVFPITSATEQEMFINVPWVVYANDPNWVPPLRSDVEKKFQPENPFFQYGRLKQFVAISRGTAIGRIVAAVNDRLIEREGKAIGIFGFFECVDDFDVAKALFEAAEAWLRSQNITEIRGPIDLSTHNNCLFLIDGFDSPPMVMMPYNPAYYPAFMEQLGWTKAKDAYAYDFPLDKPLSPEFEKGYRIACKSGVTFRPLKTKGKEFEDDCVSLYNLFNKAFANNWSSTPRTLEEFLDEARSLQELVDPDVFPIAEYNGEMIGFWMGLPDYNIPLKYVNGRLNWLGILKFLWYRRQINQGRVIAICSLPEFQRKLVPLGLIYLGLQGGIKKGKPYQRAELSWVYEDNDRSRKLIETAGGKIYKTYRMYEKNL
- a CDS encoding 3-beta hydroxysteroid dehydrogenase/isomerase family protein (similar to AA sequence:cyanobase_aa:LBDG_53080); its protein translation is MRALVTGANGFTGSHLVKALLNRGDSVVGFVRKSSIIDRLSNCPIDYAYGDITDRAALTKAMRGVDVVFHTAAYVELGIVNAAEMERVNVEGTRAVLEAAKAANVAKMIYCSTIGVFGDTQGKVIDETFQRTQKEFSSAYDRTKYQAQQLVDQTKELSIVSVMPSGIFGSDDPHFKPVLNAFLKGRLKVWAGGERITGIVHVDDLAEAMILAVDRGKSGDYYILSAGDMSTREMFEVFSRETGISPPREAPKPVVKLVASILDPIGRISGWQPPIDNERVHYVYDRCVRVNATKAREELGWNPRSPEETLKSLVTS